In Solea senegalensis isolate Sse05_10M linkage group LG6, IFAPA_SoseM_1, whole genome shotgun sequence, one genomic interval encodes:
- the p2rx3b gene encoding P2X purinoceptor 3b: protein MWSCITDFFTYETTKSVVVKSWTIGIINRVVQLLIITYFIGWVFVHEKAYQVRDTAIESSVMTKVKGFGIYNDKVMDVADYVTPGQGASVFCIITKMITTENQVQGYCPESEKKYICTQDSNCTRYLNKPGGYGILTGKCVPFNATISMCQIKGWCPAEIDTIKTTPMMEVENFTIFIKNSIRFPTFNYTKGNFLPTITGAYIAKCNFDKVNNTYCPIFRVGDVIRYAQQNFTKLADKGGVIGIKIGWMCDLDKSDDQCNPSYSFTRLDALSQKNAISPGYNFRFAKYYKMENGTDYRTLVKAYAIRFDVLVNGNAGKFNMIPTLINMVAAFTSVGVGTVLCDIILLNFLKGAEQYKAKKFEEVSDSPMEGKGLYRTQLSLRQDETIMRSSDSGAFSIEHYS from the exons ATGTGGTCTTGTATCACAGACTTCTTCACCTATGAAACCACCAAGTCAGTGGTGGTGAAGAGCTGGACCATCGGCATCATCAACCGCGTTGTCCAACTTCTCATCATCACTTACTTCATTGG GTGGGTCTTTGTCCATGAGAAGGCCTACCAGGTGAGAGACACGGCCATCGAGTCCTCGGTGATGACCAAGGTCAAAGGTTTTGGAATCTACAACGACAAGGTCATGGATGTAGCCGACTACGTGACTCCAGGACAG GGAGCTTCAGTGTTCTGCATCATCACCAAAATGATCACGACAGAGAACCAAGTCCAAGGATACTGTCCTGAG AGTGAGAAGAAGTATATATGTACCCAGGACAGTAACTGCACCAGATACCTCAACAAACCAGGAGGATATG GAATTCTCACTGGGAAGTGTGTTCCCTTCAATGCCACCATCAGCATGTGTCAGATAAAAGGGTGGTGTCCTGCTGAGATAGACACCATCAAGAC TACACCAATGATGGAAGTAGAGAATTTTACCATTTTCATCAAGAACAGCATCCGCTTCCCAACCTTCAACTATACCAA ggggaACTTCCTTCCGACTATCACTGGAGCTTACATCGCAAAATGTAACTTCGACAAGGTCAACAACACCTACTGCCCCATCTTCAGGGTGGGAGACGTCATCCGCTACGCACAGCAGAACTTCACCAAACTGGCAGACAAG GGAGGAGTGATCGGAATAAAGATCGGCTGGATGTGTGACCTGGACAAGTCAGACGACCAGTGTAACCCGTCTTACTCGTTCACACGACTGGACGCCTTGTCGCAGAAGAACGCTATTTCACCTGGCTACAATTTCAG GTTTGCCAAATACTATAAAATGGAGAATGGGACGGACTACCGCACTCTGGTCAAAGCCTACGCTATCAGGTTTGATGTTCTGGTCAATGGAAAC GCGGGGAAGTTCAACATGATCCCAACACTCATCAACATGGTGGCAGCCTTCACATCAGTAGGAGTG GGAACGGTGCTGTGTGACATCATACTGCTGAACTTCCTGAAAGGAGCTGAGCAATATAAAGCCAAAAAATTTGAAGAG GTGTCAGACAGCCCGATGGAAGGCAAAGGTTTATACCGCACGCAGCTGTCACTCAGACAAGACGAGACCATCATGAGGTCCAGCGACTCAGGAGCGTTTTCTATCGAACATTACAGCTGA